CTGCTGGACCTGCAGTTCAGGCATGATCCTGAGCTGGTATGGTATGATCAGCATGCGCAGCAGTTCAAGGTGAAGTCTATCTTCGAGCAATCGATATAGGGCAAACACAGGACGCCGGCTGCATAGACAGTAACAAATTTTTAAACGGGTGTATCAAACTTGATACGCCCGTTGTCCATTTATGCCTGTCCGTTTACGTGATCTTCAGTCCTTTTCCCTTCTAACCCTCACCGCGAAGGCCTCCACCGGGTTCCGCATCAGCACCTGCTCCACATCCTGGCGGGAGAATCCGTTTCGCAGCAACAGCGGAATGAATGCATTGAATATTTCGGTATAAGGACGATAAGGCCCTCCGCCCGGGTCGCCCACGTAATACCAGCCACTGTCTTGCGACAGCAATACTTTATGCAGCAGGCGATGCGCTTTCATATATCCCAGAAAGCGGAGGTATTGGTCGTGATTGTCAGTTTTCAAAGCATCGAACTCTACCCAGGCGCCGGCTTCCGTCATTTCCCGGAAGATGGAAAAATCCGTTTCATTCTGGGCATGTATCCAAACGAATGCGGCCGGGGCAACCCCGTGCCCCCGGATGATCTGCAATTCTTCCCGCGCCGCAGCGCCATCACCGGAATGCACGGCAATCGTAAGACCGGTTTTCAGATGTGCCATAGCGCCCGCGTGTATGAGCTTTTGCTGCACTGCCGTTAGCGGGCCTTTATCTGCCGCCAGCTTGATAAATCCGGGACGCACGGCAGTGCCTTCAATACCTTCTTCGTATTCCCG
This genomic stretch from Chitinophaga sp. XS-30 harbors:
- a CDS encoding phosphotriesterase — its product is MKNRRAFLQSLASLLLLPSLANAARPKLRIMGVNGWIPASSLGYCLTHEHVMVDFIEAGKISKDRYDAEEVYRTALPFLDDLRKAGCATMFECTPAYLGRDVQLLQRLANGASLQLVTNTGYYGASKEKHLPAHAYAETAEQLSARWVREYEEGIEGTAVRPGFIKLAADKGPLTAVQQKLIHAGAMAHLKTGLTIAVHSGDGAAAREELQIIRGHGVAPAAFVWIHAQNETDFSIFREMTEAGAWVEFDALKTDNHDQYLRFLGYMKAHRLLHKVLLSQDSGWYYVGDPGGGPYRPYTEIFNAFIPLLLRNGFSRQDVEQVLMRNPVEAFAVRVRREKD